CCAGTCGAGGCCGCGCTCGGCGAACAGCGATTCGTGGAAGATCTTGCTGGGCGTGATGTAGCCGCCGCGCCGGATGTGGACTCCGTCGATGCCGAAGTCCCCGAGTTCGTATTCGTTGGTGAGATAGAGGATTTCGGCGCGGTCGCGGACGCCGTGGGCGCGGAGTTCGAATTCGAGGTTGACGATGTACTCGAAGGCGGCACCCTCGCAGGTGCATGCGCCGTGGCCGACGCCCACGACGAACTTGCGCCGCTCGCCCCGTTTCATGCGTTCGACTTCTTCGAGAAACGCATGCGCCGTTTCTTCGGCGTGATCGGCCGTGCATACCGAGTAGCTGTGCCTGCCGGGGCCGAGGCCGGGAGTGGCGTCGAAGTTAAGTTTCGGCCCCGTCGCGTTGATCAGGAAGTCGTAGCGGATCTTTTCGCGCTGCCCTCGCCGGTCGTCCCGGGTCCACTCGATTTCCACGGCGGGCGTGCCGCTCTCCGCATCGCCCTCGGGCCACAGGGCGACTGCTTTCGCCTGGCGGAAGTCGATCCCCGCCCGCTGGTACACCGGCGCCAGCGGGAAGACCACCTGCTCCTTCTTCAGCAATCCGACACCGACCCAGATGTTGGACGGGATCCAGTTGTATTCGGCCATCGGCGAGACGACGACCACTTCATCCCGCTTCGGAAGCCAGCGCCGGAGAAACGCCGCCGCCGTATGACCCGCCACCCCCGCGCCCAGCACAACGATTCGCGCCATCTTCGCGCACCTCTCTGTGCCTGAGGGATGCGAGCGCAGGATTTTCGTGACAGCCGATTTTCTGTCACTGAACCGGCCCCGGCGGCGTCTGCAGGAGTGTGAAAGGCGGCCTTCTCTATCTGCACGATCAGCCCGATGCGTTGCGGTTCGAAGTCCGGGGACGGTTCGACGAGACGCTGCTTGCAGAAATGCGGGCTTCGCTGGCGACCGCCCGCTCCATGCTGAACGGAAGGCCTCTCGTAATCGACCTCCGGCGAGCATCCTGGATCGCGCCCGGAATCCCCGGACAACTGGCCGCCCTGGCTGGCGCCGGCACCCGCATCCTCGCGCGGGACGAACAGTTGCCGGACGTGTCGGCGGCTCTGCCGCGCGAGGCGCGCCTGGTGGAGGAGTCCCGCTTTTCCTCGTTACGGCAGGCCTTCTGCTTCGTGCTTCACCTTCTGCGCCCGGGCTGTTCCTGTTCTTCCTGCCAGCCGCAACGCGTCTGGAGCCTGTAAGATCCCACTGATCCCTGAACCGCTTCCGGGGCGCGCAAGAACCGTGCAGCCCGGAATCGGCCCGGCCGTCTACGGTTCGACGGCCACGTAGAGCTCCTGCTGCAGCAGTTTGCCGTTCAGCCGGATCTCGAGCGGGACCGCGCCGCCTTCGGCCAGAGCCGGAACGGCGACGCGGATCTCGTAGAGACCCGCCTTGCCCAGCGCGAGGCCCGCTGCCAGGACGTCGGCGGGCATGCCGCCGATGCGGACTTCCAGAGGATTG
This DNA window, taken from Bryobacteraceae bacterium, encodes the following:
- a CDS encoding sulfide:quinone reductase, whose amino-acid sequence is MARIVVLGAGVAGHTAAAFLRRWLPKRDEVVVVSPMAEYNWIPSNIWVGVGLLKKEQVVFPLAPVYQRAGIDFRQAKAVALWPEGDAESGTPAVEIEWTRDDRRGQREKIRYDFLINATGPKLNFDATPGLGPGRHSYSVCTADHAEETAHAFLEEVERMKRGERRKFVVGVGHGACTCEGAAFEYIVNLEFELRAHGVRDRAEILYLTNEYELGDFGIDGVHIRRGGYITPSKIFHESLFAERGLDWLTRAHVRQVEAGRADVLTLDGEEREVRFDFAMLLPPFRGVDMKAYARDGGDISDRVFAPSGFMKVDADYTPKPYEQWKARDWPRSYQSPAYENLFAAGIAFAPPHPISRLRTTSDGLMISPAPPRTGMPSAMIGKAVAASVVDMLKGAEKPTHAASMAEMGAACVASAGANPFTGTAASITVFPIVPDYERYPEYGRDLDYTFGEIGLAGHWIKILLHHMFLYKARLRPGWWMIPE